ACATCAATATCCGTGAAATTTCCACGGGCCAATCCATTTCCGTTTATAGGCAACATCATGATGTTTCCTTCTATATTGTAACGTGCGTTCATCTCAAGACGTGGAATGTAAAGTTTCAACCTAACGCGATTATTATCGATGTCGATTCTGAAAAAAGGATGAATGTAAATGAATTCTGTATACAATATTCAACAATTTATGATGCAAATTGTTTTtgacataatatataatttaagataagAAAGTATTTCTTTAAGCAGACTTTTGAGCTACCGGTGTATTTTAACTTGTCTTTTAATCTGGTCCATCACTCGACTTACGTACTTGACGCTCTTTAAGATGAAACTTGTTCCACCTTGAACCTCGATGTCGGTATATGTTGATTTAATGGAAACTGGACCAGCTGAATGGCTAATTTCAATCTGTGGCACGCGAAGTGGTTCACAAGGTGGTATTTGCAATGCTGGTATGCCTGTCTTCAGATAAGGCCTTAACAAGTCGATGCTTCGCTTTACACATTCGTTCAAATTCGGATCATTGCGatgacatatttttaaaaagggtgctaaaaaaagattttttttaatttgcaattctttttcgtaaataattaaaataacgctttatgttaataattcaACAATAGCatgacattaatatttaattctaaatatatgaattgttAGAAAGAGTCAATAGAaacttaagatttatttccgctgcaataaaaattggttacatattttttaagcaGTTACTAGAGCaattaaaagcattttttctatttattaactGAGAAgtaaaactatttataatttccatCATAAGATGGCAATATTTAACCTGCAGTTTCTGTGCAAAAAATGTGGAAAATCTGAAtctatttgaataataataaatagaatattcaACAGATTAGATGGAAAACAGATCTGAAGGTctatctattaatattaatactaggCAATAACTGCGTTTCTCgacatgttatttttattaaaaaaaaaaactgctttagcactgaataaaattttagcaacggtttttgttcattttttatatatttatgagaaTACAGTAATATTAGgcaataattgcaataaatgtCTAGGAAAACTACAcatatttccattaaaaatatgtatatatatatatatatatatatatatatatatatacatatattaaataaaagttaaattataaaaataaattcttattttacggAAGGTAAAGaagtgttattaaatttttcagttatatatattttactcttCAAGAATTGTCTAAAATTGACGTAAGAccaatacttatatatttaatataatatagtcaTTTATATACCtaatataatgtaatcatAACATGTTGTAGTCGCATTAATAAAcgtatatatgtttaatatttctataattaaacaaactGTTTcatgaaacaattaatattactcaCGTATATCACGAGTTTTTACCGCAACAAATCCAGTTGTTGTTATGaacaaaaatgcaaatatatatgtgtcgATTTGCATTGTGGTTACGATGAATTCCATGCGTACAGTAACTCGTCAGTACGTTAAAGTGTCACTAATTATGAGcgtgaattttatttcaatcatCGCAATGCGCTGATTAAGCAATAATTGTCCTCATATTGTCCCTCTTTACGAATCTCATGACAAATCGATATTAATACGAAACAATTATGCTTATTCGACAtgaattatgtttttttttcgtgacACAGTTATGCATAGACAAATGTGCTGTacaatgcaattaaatttataattgttttctcGATAGaatactatttattaaattgtatgaaaaaatcttgtgtaaaaattataattgtatatgtaattatatttacaaaaacagatatataagcatcttttataaaatattgataatagtttggaattaattgtaaaaagaatagtatatttgcaaaattaaatgtagaaagaagttatttaataattaaaaaatatatttttatggtatgtaatgtataaaacatttaaaaatttataattagtccctatatatatttaaggaaatacaatattttaaaaaattataatttggaaTTATTACAACAACAAAATGTTACACATTTATTGTGGtaacattttaaacaaaagaataaaacaattttggaaaaaaattgtaaaatatttatattttaaactcttttttttttagatttatttaatttttgacaaatattatatagtaattttattttaacaaaactgctgatatattattttagcgcatttattcaataataaattttaaaatttaaaattaaaaaatttttttatataataaattaaagaaaattctaaatttttaatttaaatagtgcattattgtgcaatatttgcATAACATGTCTGCCagtgttaataactttttaatttttgatattttataaaaaatatatttaattgaaaaaaaattagaatctttatctataataattatctgcCGTATTTGTCTGAGAACCTTGCTCTCCATTACATCATCGCGTAATGAAGGAATTTAAGGAAATATCGATCACATCGtcgaagaaaatatattagtgTCTGACTAAGAGTCATTTAGCTACCATCATGTAAGATTGGTCCATGGCCCAGATCTTCTATGCCCTTCCACGA
This DNA window, taken from Monomorium pharaonis isolate MP-MQ-018 chromosome 6, ASM1337386v2, whole genome shotgun sequence, encodes the following:
- the LOC105837731 gene encoding protein takeout encodes the protein MEFIVTTMQIDTYIFAFLFITTTGFVAVKTRDIPPFLKICHRNDPNLNECVKRSIDLLRPYLKTGIPALQIPPCEPLRVPQIEISHSAGPVSIKSTYTDIEVQGGTSFILKSVKIDIDNNRVRLKLYIPRLEMNARYNIEGNIMMLPINGNGLARGNFTDIDVINTIQGEHYQSRKTNETHYRVTDFYVDFDVGQADIYLDNLFNGDTILSNAMNLFLNSNWKAVAAEIKPALENTVSEMFKTFSNKIYSKFPLNTLLPP